Proteins encoded together in one Benincasa hispida cultivar B227 chromosome 1, ASM972705v1, whole genome shotgun sequence window:
- the LOC120074092 gene encoding S-adenosylmethionine decarboxylase proenzyme-like, with product MTFPTSAIGFEGYEKRLEVSFFEPSIFADPRGMGLRALSKAQLDEILTLAECTIVDSLSNDFLDSYVLSESSLFVYPYKFIIKTCGTTKLLLSIPALLKLADSLSLTVKSVRYTRGSFIFPGAQSFPHRSFSEEVAVLDGYLAKLGLNGSAYVMGSPDETRKWHVYSACAIMGSQTNNPVYTLEMCMTGLDKEKASVFFKTDTSSAAVMTENSGIRKILPKSEICDFEFDPCGYSMNAIEGDAESTIHVTPEDGFSYASFEAAGYDFDDMNLSKLIVRVLACFQPSDFSVALHSDVVGENLEDLLCLELKGYVGGEKSCELLGENGTVIYQSFMKTGGDYASSPRSTLLKCWSEDEKDEEVGKY from the coding sequence ATGACGTTTCCAACCTCTGCTATCGGATTTGAAGGCTATGAAAAGAGGCTTGAAGTATCATTCTTTGAGCCAAGTATTTTTGCTGACCCTAGGGGCATGGGTCTCCGTGCGCTGTCAAAGGCACAGTTGGATGAAATCCTGACACTAGCTGAGTGCACCATTGTCGACTCTTTGTCAAATGACTTTCTTGATTCGTATGTCCTGTCAGAGTCGAGCCTCTTTGTGTACCCATACAAGTTCATCATCAAAACTTGTGGCACTACTAAGCTGCTTCTCTCCATCCCAGCTCTGCTGAAGTTAGCTGATTCTCTGTCTCTTACTGTGAAGTCTGTGAGGTACACTCGTGGCAGCTTTATCTTTCCTGGTGCCCAGTCTTTTCCCCATCGCAGCTTCTCTGAGGAAGTTGCCGTCCTTGATGGCTATTTAGCCAAGCTTGGCCTCAACGGCTCTGCTTATGTAATGGGAAGTCCTGATGAAACAAGGAAATGGCACGTTTACTCTGCCTGTGCCATCATGGGGAGTCAAACCAATAACCCCGTTTATACCCTGGAAATGTGCATGACTGGCTTAGACAAGGAGAAGGCGTCTGTCTTCTTCAAAACGGACACAAGTTCTGCTGCTGTAATGACTGAAAACTCCGGTATTAGGAAAATTCTCCCAAAGTCTGAAATATGCGACTTCGAGTTTGACCCTTGTGGTTATTCCATGAATGCCATCGAAGGAGATGCGGAGTCTACAATCCATGTAACCCCAGAAGATGGGTTTAGTTATGCAAGCTTTGAAGCAGCTGGTTATGACTTTGACGACATGAATCTGTCTAAGCTGATTGTGAGGGTGCTGGCATGCTTTCAGCCATCTGATTTTTCTGTTGCCCTCCATTCAGATGTCGTCGGTGAGAATCTGGAAGATTTGCTCTGCCTGGAATTGAAGGGGTATGTGGGTGGTGAGAAGAGTTGTGAATTGCTGGGGGAAAATGGAACCGTCATCTACCAGAGCTTTATGAAGACTGGAGGAGATTATGCCTCATCTCCGAGGTCAACCCTTTTGAAATGTTGGAGCGAGGACGAGAAGGACGAGGAAGTTGGGAAGTATTAG